The genomic stretch TAACTTGGGAAGATTATTTCACCTCAATTTTAAGTCACGCATTTTGATGATAAGCTGCTCCACAGCCGGAGCAATTGCCGCCATCTTTAATGCGCCTATTGCAGCTATCATTTTTACTATCGAAATTTTTAGTCTGGACCTTACGTTCAGTTCTCTGATTCCGTTGCTCATGGCATCAGCCTCAGGTGCGGTTACCTCAATTTTCCTTCAGGGAAATGACTATTTGTTTCATTACAAATACATTGAGCCCTTTAATGTAGCGGATGTGCCCTTTTACTTGCTGCTAGGTGTGCTCACGGCATTTGCCTCAGTATATTTTCATAAAATATACTTTACCGTAGAAACGTATTTCAGCAAATTTAAAAGCACAACAGCCAGAGTGCTAGTGGGAGGTTTACTTTTAGGGTCATTAATATTCCTTATTCCACCGCTGTATGGTGAAGGTTATGAAACTATAAATCATCTCCTTAACGGAAATGTACAAGCTGTAATTGAAGGCAGTATTTTGTATGATTACATAGAAGACAATTGGATCATTTTGTTGGTATTGCTTGGTTTGGTTTTATTCAAAGTGTTTGCCACCAGTTTTACCATGGGTGCAGGAGGTGTTGGAGGTGTTTTTGCCCCGGCACTATTTATTGGTTCTTCACTTGGCTTTGTGTTTAGCAGCTTTGTCAATCGCTTAAACTTTGTAAATATCCCTACCAGTAACTTTACCTTGGTAGGCATGGCGGGGCTTATGGCCGGTGTGCTTCATGCTCCGCTTACGGCAATATTTATGATTGCAGAAATCACTGGAGGATATGAGCTATTTGTCCCACTTATGCTTGTATCGGCTATTTCTTTTTTGGTAACCCGCAGCATCACCCCTCATTCAATATATACCGAGCAGTTGGCACAAAAAGGAGATGTGCTTACGCACGATAAGGATCATGCCATCCTTACTTTATTGAGCCTCGAAAAAATTGTGGAAACCAACTTTAAGCCTGTACATCCAGAAATGCAGCTTGGAGATTTGATAAAAGTAGTAGCCACCAGCCGCAGAAATTTGTTTCCGGTAGTAAATCAAGATCAGCAACTCGTTGGAGTCCTTACTCTGGATGATTTCCGCCATCTCATGTTTAACCAGGCTGTATATACTACTACCACGGTTTCTCAACTTATGAGCCCCCCTCCCGCCCTTATCGAAAAATCGGAGGATATGAATCAAGTGATGAGGAAATTTCAGGAAACTGGGGCTTGGAATTTACCGGTGGTTGATCAAGGAAAATATTTCGGTTTTATATCCAAATCAAAACTCTTCTCAGTATACCGTAGAAAGTTGATCGAGTTCAACTAATTCGGCACATTTTGTATGTGGTGTAATTCACCTGACATTTCCTACAGGTTGAAAATCATTATATTTAGCGGCTTTTTAGAAACTGGGCACACAACCAGACTAAAAAGAGAAACCCTATTTTTTTGAAAGGATAACCCATTTTTATGATTCGATTTCCCCTACTAGCGCTAGCTATGCTACTTGCTATTGCCCCTCTTTCTGCCCAAAATTCTACAGATTGGGTAGAGCAAATGAATGATCCATCTGTAAACTTCTATACTGTTCAGCAAAGCTTTGAACAATACTGGGAGGGTAAGGAGATCGAAAAAGGAAAGGGTTGGAAGCAATTCAAGCGTTGGGAAGCCTTTATGGAACCGCGTGTTTTTCCTGATGGAGAAAGACCATCTGCCGAAATCACAACAGCCGCCTACAATTGGGTTTTTAGCAATAGCGCAGCCTCCGACCTTGGTCAATGGAAACCAGTAGGTCCATTTAATGGCCCTAGCCTAGGCGGAATAGGAAGGGTAAACCGTGTAGTTTTTGACCCTCAAAATTCCAATATAGTTTGGATTGGAACGCCAGCCGGTGGACTTTGGAAAAGCACTGATGGTGGTCAAAACTGGACGACCAACACAGATAAACTGACTAACCTTGGCATTTCCGACATCGCTATTCACCCTACCAATAGCAACATAATGTATATTGCCACTGGCGACCGCGATGCTGGAGACACTTACAGCTATGGTGTTTTAAAATCTATAGATGGTGGCATCACTTGGGTACAAACAGGACTGACTCATAATGTCACACAGCAAACTCGTATTACAGATTTATACATCAATCCTGATAGTCCAAGTATTATTATAGCATCGTCTTACAGCGGGATTTTTAGAAGTACAGATGCAGGAGCAACCTGGACTTCTGTAAAGATTGGCAGCCACAACGAAATAATGCAAATGCCCGGAAACCCTAATGTACTTTTTGTGAGTTCGCTAAACACTGGTTCTTGCCGAATTTTTAAAAGTACCGACAATGGACTCAACTGGACTCAGGCCTCTTCTTCGGTGCTTCCACTAAGCAATGCGCGAAGAATAGAACTAGCTGTAACTCCTGACGATAGTAATTATGTATACGCCCTTTATGGCAATAATTCTAATGGATTTGGAGGAGTATACCGCTCTACAGATGCAGGGACTACTTGGACATTGCAAGCTAGCTCACCCAACCTTTTGGGGTGGAGCACAACTGGAGCAGATGCTGGAGGACAGGCATGGTACGATTTAGCCTTAGCTGTAAATCCTGCGGATAAAGATGAACTTTTTGTAGGTGGGGTAAACATTTGGTCAAGCTCTAATGGCGGAAGCTCCTGGAATTTAGCCTCTCACTGGTATGGTGGAGGTGGCGCACCTTATGTACATGCCGATGTTCATGATTTAGAATACAACCCTACCACAGGAGATTTATACGCAGGCACAGATGGCGGTGTTTACCGCGATACAGAAAACAAGTTTAACTGGGATGCGCTAAATGACGGTATTAATATTACTCAATATTATACCTTTTCCAATTCTCTATCAGATACTACTGGAATAATAGGTGGGGCTCAGGATAACGGAACTCACCTGCGTAGAAATAACGGTTGGGCGGATGTATATGGTGGTGATGGAATGGATTGCGCTATTGACACCAAAGATCCAAATACCATGTATGCCTCCATTTATTATGGCGATTTCTTTAAGTCTACTAATGGTGGATTTTCTTTTAATAGCCCATTCAATCTGCCCCCTGCCGGAAACGGAAACTGGGTAACTCCATTTTCAATGGACCCACTTCATCCTGACACTTTGTATGCAGGTTTTAATAATGTATGGAGGTCATTCAATGGTGGAGTATCCTTTACTTCTTTAAATTCTTCAGGTGTTTCTGGTGGTGGAAATATTGATGTACTGGCAATTGCTCCTCAGCATACTAATGTAGTTTTCATGGCCAATGGTAGTGATGCCTGGAAAAGTATTGACCATGGCACCAACTGGACATACTTAAATTTTGGCGGCTCGCGTTCCGTTACAGGAATTGCAGCTGCGCATGATTCACCAGATCACATTGTGGCTACTAAAAGCGGATATATCAGCACAGATAAAGTTTATGAATCTAAAGATGGTGGAGCAACATTTACCAACATTTCTACAGGCTTGCCAAATGTTCCTGTAAACTGTGTAGTGATAGAAAAAAATGCTGTGCACAGTGTATATATTGGTACCGATTTAGGCGTGTTTTATAAAGATGATACGAACCCGAGTTGGGTTTCTTTCAACTTTAATTTGCCAAACGTGATTGTAAATGAGTTGGAGATCAATTACATCAACAATAAACTACGTGCTGCTACTTATGGCCGCGGAGTTTGGGAATCTCCGGTATATGGCGCTTTGGTGGCTCCAATTGCTCAAGCTGATTTTTCATCAAACGTATGTGTGAATGACACCATAATCCTTACGCACAACTCTCAATATTCTCCTGATCAATTCAGCTGGAACATTACTCCATCCACTTTCATGTATGTGAATGGAACTTCTTCTACATCTGAAAACCCAGAAGTGGTCTTTACACAAAAAGACATTTATAACGTAAGCCTTAGCGTGAGTAATAGCATTGGTGGCGATTCTATTTATTATCAAAATGCAATTGCGGCTGGTGGGTTACCAATTTCCTACTCGGTTGATTTCTCAGATTTAGATGATGTGAAGCATTGGAATTATGACCAAACCGAAATGGGTTGGGAAAATGCATCTTCATCTCAAGGCATGGCTTTCAAAGCAAATCTTTTTGGTAGCACTAGCAACACTGATTATGAACTTATTTCGCCAGCACTCGATTTAAGCGGGCACGACTCTGCTTGGATGGCCTATGATTACGCCTATAGTGGAACTGCTACAAATACTACCGATAGCTTGCTTATTTATGCCTCCACCGGGTGCTCAAACAGCTGGACATTAGTATCTGCCCGAGGTGAAGATGGTACCGGAAATTTTCAAACAACAGCAGGTATTTCCACCAAATTCAACCCTGCTGCCAATGAATGGTGCCATTCCGCTACAGCGGCCAATTGCATTACCGTAAATCTTTCTGCTTTTGCAGGGCAAGAAGGTGTGAGAGTGAAGTTTGTAGCAGTAAATAATGGTGGCAATGACATCTATCTGGATAATGTGGTGATTGAGGGAAGTCCAACTTTGGCTCCAAGTCCAGACTTCAGTTCGGTGCAATCTACATGCGCTTTAGACACCGTACCATTTAATGATCAAACTTATGGATCAGCCAACACTTGGGAGTGGACATTTACCGGGCCTACCACTTTTACGTCAAGCGATCAAAATCCAAAAATCAGATTCACTCAGGCTGGAACTTACTCGGTAAAACTAAAAACCACTAATTCCATTGGGAGTGATTCTATTACCAAAATAAGTTATATCAGTGTTTTGGCTGCTGACTCAGTTTCGATCTCACTTGACTACACTGGTACTTTTATATGTACTAATGATACCTTGAATCTTACAGCCACTGTAACTAATTCGGGCTCTAACCCTGAGTATACCTGGTACTTGAACAATGTGAATATTGGTAAAACCAACTCGCCAGTCAATAACTTTTCACAACTTCTACCTGGAGATGAAATTTACGCTACAGTGCTTTCAGATGCTACTTGTGCATTTCCAGCCATGGCTTACTCAGATACCATTGTTATAAATGTATATGCCCCAGTCAGCCTAAATATTACCTCGGTAAACTCTGTGTGTAAAACCAATCCTCCGCTACCTCTTACGGCTACTCCAGCTGGAGGTCAATTTTCAGGGCCAGGAGTATCAGGCAGCAACTTTGACCCTGCCGTGGCCGGAGCAGGCCAGCACACCATTACCTATACTTATCAAGATGCAAACGGATGCAATTATACTAGCAGTACTATGGCTCAGGTTTTTGAGTTACCTACAGTAAGCATTACTAATAATACATTTTGCGAAAGCGATGGCGCAAGCCCATTGAACATTGCAGTGCCTGCGGGCGGTACTTATTCCGGAAATGGTATTTATAACAACAATCTTTTCCCTGATTCTCTGGGCGCTGGACTGCATCCCATTACCTACACCTACAATTCTGGATCTTGTGGTGTAGTTACCAAAACTTTTGATGTGAATATTTTACCAAACCCCACACCAAACATTGTAGTGCAGCCCGGATATTTGGAGTGTGACATTACCGCCACCAGCTACCAATGGTACACTGGTAACGGCACCTGGATTTCGGGAGCAAATGCAAAAACCTACACACCAACTTCTAATGGAAGCTACCGTGTGGATGTGCTTGATGCAAATGGCTGCTATGGCCAAAGTGCTTACACGTCATTTTCTATAGGTCTTGAGGAATTGCCAGTAGGCTTCGAGTTTGGATTGTATCCAAACCCTGCTAATGATGTGGTAAACCTAAAAATGGATTATGATGAATCTGTTGCGGTTTCGCTTAATGTAAGTGACCTTACAGGAAAAGTAATCCGCCAGCAAAATATTCATTTTGAGGGTAGTACCATCCAACAGATTGACCTTAGCAACTTAGCACAAGGCGTATATGTATTTCGCCTGGAAGGCACCAAAATATCTGTAAGCAAAAAGGTAGTTGTAAAACATTAATAAAAACCAAGCGGCTGTGCTCCATATAGTGAACTGCCCCTATTCTTAAGTAATATCATGTTTGTACGCATTCTTTTTTTGGCACTTATTTTTACCCAGTGCACCACATCAACGAAAACCACTACTAACCAGCCAGCCGAGGATTCGGCAAGCTATATGCGTTATATACCTGGAGCGGGTGGAGGCAAGGGCATTCTTTTTACCGTTCCATTAAAAAACCCATCCAAAACCCTCCTTATTAATCGATTTTTGATAAACGGTATCGAAGTACCTGCTAAGATTGAGGACAACCTGATAATAGCTTCGGTATTTTATGCTGACAGAGAACCGACAGTGGAAAATCCAAACCCTGAGCCGATGGATCCCGTACTTTTTAATGAAAATACATTTGAAGCAGTAATTTATTACTCAAATGATGGAGTAAACGACTCCTTACGTGTAACCAATTTTACAGAAGAAAAACAACCTCTCTACCCTTAATTTTGAACCTATTATTTTTATGAAGAAGCTATTATTATCGCTAGGATTAGCTGTGTTGTTATTCGCACTTGTAGTACCGTTTACAAAAAAAGATAAGCACGAAAAATATGCTGAGTTTATTAATAACCATGAATACTCCACCCGTGAGCACCTTACTCCCGAGCAAATAAAAGCTATTCCTAAAGAGGATCGGCCTGACTTAGCCATGGAGCAAAACTTCCTTCTTACTCTAGACCCTGCGCTAGGCCATCCAGCTCCTGAACGCTTGCTGAGTGTGTATCAACAGGTAAGTAATGCAAGAAACAATCCTATTCCCGGTACTCCTGGAGCCTCTACCAA from Owenweeksia hongkongensis DSM 17368 encodes the following:
- a CDS encoding T9SS type A sorting domain-containing protein; this encodes MIRFPLLALAMLLAIAPLSAQNSTDWVEQMNDPSVNFYTVQQSFEQYWEGKEIEKGKGWKQFKRWEAFMEPRVFPDGERPSAEITTAAYNWVFSNSAASDLGQWKPVGPFNGPSLGGIGRVNRVVFDPQNSNIVWIGTPAGGLWKSTDGGQNWTTNTDKLTNLGISDIAIHPTNSNIMYIATGDRDAGDTYSYGVLKSIDGGITWVQTGLTHNVTQQTRITDLYINPDSPSIIIASSYSGIFRSTDAGATWTSVKIGSHNEIMQMPGNPNVLFVSSLNTGSCRIFKSTDNGLNWTQASSSVLPLSNARRIELAVTPDDSNYVYALYGNNSNGFGGVYRSTDAGTTWTLQASSPNLLGWSTTGADAGGQAWYDLALAVNPADKDELFVGGVNIWSSSNGGSSWNLASHWYGGGGAPYVHADVHDLEYNPTTGDLYAGTDGGVYRDTENKFNWDALNDGINITQYYTFSNSLSDTTGIIGGAQDNGTHLRRNNGWADVYGGDGMDCAIDTKDPNTMYASIYYGDFFKSTNGGFSFNSPFNLPPAGNGNWVTPFSMDPLHPDTLYAGFNNVWRSFNGGVSFTSLNSSGVSGGGNIDVLAIAPQHTNVVFMANGSDAWKSIDHGTNWTYLNFGGSRSVTGIAAAHDSPDHIVATKSGYISTDKVYESKDGGATFTNISTGLPNVPVNCVVIEKNAVHSVYIGTDLGVFYKDDTNPSWVSFNFNLPNVIVNELEINYINNKLRAATYGRGVWESPVYGALVAPIAQADFSSNVCVNDTIILTHNSQYSPDQFSWNITPSTFMYVNGTSSTSENPEVVFTQKDIYNVSLSVSNSIGGDSIYYQNAIAAGGLPISYSVDFSDLDDVKHWNYDQTEMGWENASSSQGMAFKANLFGSTSNTDYELISPALDLSGHDSAWMAYDYAYSGTATNTTDSLLIYASTGCSNSWTLVSARGEDGTGNFQTTAGISTKFNPAANEWCHSATAANCITVNLSAFAGQEGVRVKFVAVNNGGNDIYLDNVVIEGSPTLAPSPDFSSVQSTCALDTVPFNDQTYGSANTWEWTFTGPTTFTSSDQNPKIRFTQAGTYSVKLKTTNSIGSDSITKISYISVLAADSVSISLDYTGTFICTNDTLNLTATVTNSGSNPEYTWYLNNVNIGKTNSPVNNFSQLLPGDEIYATVLSDATCAFPAMAYSDTIVINVYAPVSLNITSVNSVCKTNPPLPLTATPAGGQFSGPGVSGSNFDPAVAGAGQHTITYTYQDANGCNYTSSTMAQVFELPTVSITNNTFCESDGASPLNIAVPAGGTYSGNGIYNNNLFPDSLGAGLHPITYTYNSGSCGVVTKTFDVNILPNPTPNIVVQPGYLECDITATSYQWYTGNGTWISGANAKTYTPTSNGSYRVDVLDANGCYGQSAYTSFSIGLEELPVGFEFGLYPNPANDVVNLKMDYDESVAVSLNVSDLTGKVIRQQNIHFEGSTIQQIDLSNLAQGVYVFRLEGTKISVSKKVVVKH
- a CDS encoding chloride channel protein, with translation MPETVNTPLVKFLKWRAKHIPQKRFVLILSIFIGFFTGLVSVALKNTTHFIQDLLQSGFFTKYYNPYYFVFPVIGIIITVLIKKLIRHNVGEGVPSTLFAISRKQGFMRSYRMYGSFITSIFTVGFGGSVGLEGPAVSTGSAIGSNLGRLFHLNFKSRILMISCSTAGAIAAIFNAPIAAIIFTIEIFSLDLTFSSLIPLLMASASGAVTSIFLQGNDYLFHYKYIEPFNVADVPFYLLLGVLTAFASVYFHKIYFTVETYFSKFKSTTARVLVGGLLLGSLIFLIPPLYGEGYETINHLLNGNVQAVIEGSILYDYIEDNWIILLVLLGLVLFKVFATSFTMGAGGVGGVFAPALFIGSSLGFVFSSFVNRLNFVNIPTSNFTLVGMAGLMAGVLHAPLTAIFMIAEITGGYELFVPLMLVSAISFLVTRSITPHSIYTEQLAQKGDVLTHDKDHAILTLLSLEKIVETNFKPVHPEMQLGDLIKVVATSRRNLFPVVNQDQQLVGVLTLDDFRHLMFNQAVYTTTTVSQLMSPPPALIEKSEDMNQVMRKFQETGAWNLPVVDQGKYFGFISKSKLFSVYRRKLIEFN